CACGCCGCGAAGCGCGCCCGCGCTGCGGTCGACGGCACGGCGCCGAGGTACGCGAGCTCCGCGAAGATCAGGGCGTCCCGGGGGCCGAGCGTGGTCACCGCCTCGGCGAGGTGCCCGCGAAACGCGAGCTGTTCGGCGAGTCGCTGACGCATGAACCGCACGTCCGCGAACAGCGGATAGTCGCTCGGACGCCCGGCCGCGAGCAGGCGCCCCACGCGCGTCGCGGTCTCCGCCGGATCCGGCCACCGGCGCAGCGTGGTCCGGGCCGAGACGAGCGCGTCGGTCGCGGCGGTATCGAGCAGCCGGGTCGTCTCCTCGGCCGCCGCGGCCTGCGGGTCGAGCAGGCGGATGACGAGCCGGACCCCCCGGTGCGCCGCCTCCATGGGGTTGAGCGCGAGGTAGCGCGTCGCGTAGCCCTCCGCGCTGTCGGGCCCGTGCAGGTTCAGCGCGAGCTCCACCGGATGGATGTACGCGGGCGCGAAGGCCGAGTCGAGCAGGATCGCGCGGTCGAAGTGGGACAGCACCCGCTGCTCGGGCTGCCCGACCTCCGGACCGAAGCCGAAGTGGTAGCCGGCCTCGCCGAGCTGGAACCACGCCTCCGGGTCGCCGGGATAGCGCGCCACCGCCGAGTCGAGCGTCGCGAACAGCCGCCGCGTCGCGCGCCACGCCGTGAGCGCGTCGGCGGTCGAGGTGGCCGCCGCGCTCAGGGAGTCGGCGAGCACCAGCAGGCTGTCGTGCGGGCTCAGCCCGTGGTTCAACGCCCCGGCGCGGAGCAGATACTGCGCGGACGCGGGATCGGTGCTCACCCGCTGCCAGGCGAGCACCTGTCCCAGACGGCGCAGCGGCAGCGCGAACGTGGAGTCGGCGGCGACCGCGGCCTCGTAGTGCACCCGGGCCGAATCCCATCGCGTCCGACGGAAGTGCTGCTCGCCGAGCAGAAAGGCCTTCAGCGCATCGAGCGAGCGGAACTGCCCGAGCGACCCCTCACGCGCGGCGGCGAGCGCCACGCGGGTGGAGAGCACGCGCAGCACCGCGACCGTGAGCGAGTCCGTCAGCCGGTCCATCCGCGTGATCGCGTCCCGGCGGGTGACCTCGGCCACGACGCGCGAGCGGCTCACGTCGAGCACCACCGCGCGCACGCGCACCGAGTCGGCGCCCGAGCGGATGAGATCTCCGAACACGGCGAAACCCGCTCCGGTGGCGCGGCCGAGCGCGGTGACCGATGCGCGCTCCGGTCGGTCCGGGAGCCGTCCGATCGCGACCGATGGCGACACGGTGCGCAGCGGCCCGGCACCGTCGAGGTTGCGCGACAGGACGTCGACCATCCCCTCGCGCCAGTAGCCGAGGTGGGGGTCGAGCACCTGGAACGGCGCCACCACCACCGTGGCCTGATCGACCGGACCGCCGAGCGACGGGGCGATGAGACGAGCCGCGGAGCTTCCGGTCAACGCCAGCGCCACCGCGCCCACGACCGCCGCCGGCACGAGCAGCCTCCGCCGGGCGGATGTCGCGGAGCCGATCGGAGCTGGCAGGGAAGCGTCGACCGACACAGGCGGCAGCGCCGGAACTGGGGGCGCGGCCGTCGTGGCTCGCGGCGGGGTCTCGCGCCGCGCCGGCGTCGTCTCTCCCTCGCGCTGTCGGAGCCGTTCGGCGAGCGCGGCGACGGCGGGGTCGGGCGAGATGTCCAGCTCCTGGCGCATCAACGCGTCGTGCACCCGAGCGTGCTGCAAGGCGGCCGGGATGTCGCCGGCGCTCGCCAGGGTGCGCATGAGCCCGAGCGCCGCCCGCGCGCCGAGCGGGTCGAGCACCGACAGCCGGCGCCACCAGCCGGCGGCGACCTCGCAGTCGCCGCGCGCCTCGGCCTCGGTCGCCAGGACGTCCAGCGTGTCGAGGACGCGGCGCCGGATCCGGGCGCGTTCCTCCTCCACCCATCGCTCGAACTGTGGCGCGCCGCTCAGCGCGAAGCCATCGAGGAACGGGCCGCGGTAGAGCGTGACGGCGTGCTCGGGGCGGTGGCCGTGCACCGCCGCCCGGAACTCCGCCAGGTCGCTCGAGATCGCCGTCGGGTTGAGTCGCAGGTCGATCGAGCCGAGCGTCGGCTCCTCCACGCGGACGTCGCGGCGCAGACGAAACAGCGCCTGCCGGAGCGAGTTGCGCCCCTGCTCCTCGCCGGCGTCCGGCCAGAAGAGCGTCACGAGCCGGTCTCGCGAGATCCCATCCTCCCCGGCGGCGGCGAGAACGGCCAGGAGGGCGAGCACGCGGCGCTGCATGCCGGCGTGCACCGGCACGCCGTCTCGGTCGAGCGAGAGGCCCCCGAGGGTGCGTAAGCGCAGCATGGAGCGGCAGTTAACGCGATGGTAACAGAGCTCTAACGCCGGGCGGCTACTGTGTCGGCCGCCGTCCTGGGGCGCAAGCGACGCTCCAGCAAGCGCGCGGCCACTCGGCCGTAGCCGACGGCTCCGGATTCCCGCCGCGGCCCCACCTGCCGGACCAGCCGGCGCCGCGGCCCCGTCTCACGTGCTCGTCTGGAGAGCCCCTCATGCAGCACCGCCGTCTCGTCGTGTCGGCCGCGTTCCTCGCGGTCGGCGTCCTCGGCGCCCTCGCCGCCTGCGACTCCAAGAAGGACGCCGCAGCGCCGACCGCGCCCGTCTCCACCCCCGCGCTCTCGGCCAGTCCGAACGTCGCCACCGCGATCGGCGAGCGCGTCGCGTCGGTCTGCCGCGGCTACCAGCGCGAGCAGGCCCGCGTCGCCGCCGAGCTGGCGAAGGCGCCGAAGGACGCCGAGCTGTCGCGCCAGGCGACGGCGATCGCGTCGATGATTCGCACCACCTGCGAGTGAGAGGGCCGCGTCGCATGCGCTTCTCTCTTAGCCGCCTGCTCTCGGTCCTGACCGCCGTCGTCGTGTACGGCGCGCCGGTCGCCGGCCAGCAGGTCGAGCCGCCGCAGCCCGCGCAGCCCGCGTCCCCCGCGCTGCCGGCCCCGTCGCAGGCACCCGATACGTCGCACCTCCCGCCCCCGCCGCACGACGGTCGTCCCAAGGGTCCGCCTCCGGCGGACTCCGTGCGACTAGCTGCCGGGACGTCCACTCCGAGCTCGCCCATCGAGACCGCGCCGGCAGCGAGCACGGGCAAGGCGCTCGTCTACTGCCCCCCGTCGGACGCCACGGGGTGCGGCGCGATCGTCGCCGCGCTGAGCGGCACCTTCCCCGTCGGCGTGGAGCGCGGATACGACGGCAGCGCCGGCACCGTCGATCTCGCGTCCGCGGATCTGTCGCGGTACGCGCTCTTCGTGATCCCGTCGCTCGCCGATGGCGGCGCCGCTCGGCCGTACGACCTCCTGCGCTCGACCGCCATCGCCGCCCGGCTGAAGGACGGTGTGACCGGGCGCGTCGCCGTCTGGTCCGGCACGCCCGACCTCGGCGCCAGCGACCGGCCGTCCAAGGACCGGCTCCTCGTCGGCCTCGCCCGGTGGGCGGCGGCGACGTTCGAGACGCGCGGCACGACCGGACTCGTCGCGCTGCAGGATCTTTCCGACGACGCCACCACGCGCTACGGCTGGCTCGCCGGCATCTCGGCCGCGGTGGTCGGCGCCGACGCGGCGCTCGCGTCGCACGCGAGCGTGACCGGCCTGACGGCGGCCGGCGAGGCCGTCGTCGGGTCGGGCGCCCCGACGCTCGCGTACGACAACATGGCCAGCTACGGCCTCACGTTAGGCGCCGGCGCACCGGCGGGTGAGGAGGTCGCCGCCCGCGGCGCCGACGGCTCGAAGGCGGTGCTCGTAACGTACGTGCCCGCGGCGGTCGCCGGCGTGTCGGCGTCGCGCGCGATCGGCGCGTTCGGAGCGGCCAATCTGCTGGCGGGCGTCGGGACGACCACGTACAGCTACGCGCAGTACGTGACGTACGGGCGCGGCACGTATCAGCTCTACGCCTACGCCTTCACCGGCACGATCAATACCGGCTCCAACTACGTGACCTGCGGCAGCATGGCGTTCACGGACGCCGCCAGCGGCGCCGCAGTCGCCACCGGCACCGCGCTCTACGCGTCGAGCGGCAGTCCGTGGTTCTACGCGCCGTCGCAGGCGCCGTACATCTCGTCCACGCTCTATCCGCTCGGCACGTACACGCTGCGTGCGGCGTTCCAGCCGGCCGCGGTCGGCTGCGACTACCAGGCGAGCAGCACGACGATGTCCCTGATCGTCAGGCGCGGCGCGCGCTGGCAGTCGCAGCAGATCGACGGCGCCCCGACCACGTCGACCTACGTGACCGCCGGGGCGACGCACACGGTGAGCGCCGTCGCGCTCGACGAGCTCGCGAACGCGCCGATGGCGAGCAGCCCGACGCTGGTGTACGTGTACGAGGAGGTGCCGAACGGCTCGTGCTGGAACGGCTACTACTACTACACGTGCACCACCTGGCAGTACGTCGGCCAGACCACCGTCAACACCGACGCGACGGGGAAGCTCACCTACTCGTACGCGATCCCGGCGAACACGACGCACACGTACATCTTCGAGGCGCGTACCCGCGACGACGACACCTACGCGGGCGAGTGGACCTACTTCTATCTGTACCCACGCACCGCCACGACGGCGAGCATCGGTGCGAACCCGGCGAACGGCTCGGCGTTCGGCCAGACGGTCGCGTTCTCGACCACGGTGACCGGCGCCGGCGGCACGCCGACCGGCACCGTCTACCTCAAGGTGGACAACAGCTACGTGGTGGCGCAGCCGCTCGTGAACGGCAGCGCGACGCTGTCCTACGCCGGCATGTCCAGCGGCGTGCACACCGTCAGCATCTACTACCTGGGCGACGCCACCTACGCGCAGACCGGCACCGCGGGCAGCACGTCGCAGAGCATCACGTACACCGTCGGCAAGGCCACGCCGATCGTGACGTGGAGCGCGCCCGCCGCGATCACCTACGGCACCGCGCTCTCCGGCACGCAGCTGAACGCGACCGCGTCGGTCCCCGGCACGTTCACGTACAGCCCCGCCGCCGGCACCACGCTCGGCGTCGGCGAGGACCAGCCGCTCACCGTCACGTTCACGCCGACGAACACCACGAGCTACGAGACGGTCACGAAGACCGTCACCATCGACGTGGCGCAGGCGACGCAGACCATCACGTTCGCCGGCGCGCCCGCGAGTGCGGTGTACGGCGCCACGTTCGACGTCACCGCGTCGGCGTCGTCGCAGCTGCCGGTGGCCGTGCAGGCGAGCGGCGCGTGCACCGCGAGCGGCCCCACGGTGACCATGAGCGCCGGCACCGGCACGTGTACGCTCACCGCGACGCAGGCCGGCAACGCGAGCTACGCCGCCGCGGCGCCCGTCACGCTCACCACGACGGCCGCGCGCAAGACGACCGCGATCACGCTCGACGCGTCCGCCGCGACCTACGACGGTGCCGCGCACGCCGCGACGGCCTCGACGCCGGAGCTCGGGGCGGCCGGCATCGCGATCACCTACGACGGCGCGGCCGCCGCGCCGACGGCCGCCGGCAGCTACGCCGTGGTGGCCACGCTCACCGACGCGAACTACCAGGCGCCCAACGCGACCGGCACGCTCGTCATCGGCAAGGCGACGGCGACGCTGACGCTCGGCGCGCTGAGCGCGACGTACGACGGCGCGGCGAAGGCGGCCGCCGTCACGACCTCGCCGGCCGGGCTCACCGGCGTCGCCGTCACGTACGACGGGGCTTCGGCGGCACCCTCGGGCGCGGGGAGCTACGCCGTCGTCGCGACGCTCGCGAACCCGAACTACCAGGCGACGAACGCCACCGGCACGCTGGAGATCGGGAAGGCATCGTCGACCGTCACCGTGACGTGCAGCCCGGCGTCGGTCGGCTACGACGGTACCCCGAAGACGCCGTGCACCGCGTCGGTCGCGGGCGCGGGCGGCCTGAGCCAGTCGCTCACGCCGACGTACGCGGCCAACACGAACGTCGGCACGGCGACGGCGACCGGCACGTTCGCGGGTGAAGCGAACCACCTCGGCAGCACGAGCACCGCGACGTTCACCATCACGAAGGCGACGCCGGCGATCGCCTGGAACGCGCCGGCGGCGATCACGTATGGCGCGGCGTTAGGCGCCGCGCAGCTGAACGCCACGGCGAGCGTGCCGGGTTCGTTCGTGTACTCGCCGGCGGCGGGCGCGCTGCCTAACGCGGGCGACGCGCAGTCGCTGTCGGTCACGTTCACGCCGACCGACGCCGCGAACTACACCACCGCCACGGCGACGGTCACGATCGACGTGCGCAAGGCGCCGTCCGTGGCGACCGTGACCTGCCCGGCGTCGGTGACCTACGACGGCACCGCGCGCACGCCCTGCTCGGCGACCGTCACCGGTGCCGGCAACTTCTCGGCGACGCCCGCCCCGACGTACGCGAACAACACGAACGCCGGGACGGCCACGGCGAGCGTGAGCTACGCCGGCGACGCGAACCACGAGGCGAGCTCCGGCAGCGCTACGTTCGCGATCGAGAAGGCCGCGTCCGCGGTCGTGGTGAGTTGCCCGGCGACCGCGGTGTTCACCGGGGCCGCGCTGGCGCCGTGCACCGCGGCGGCGAACGGGGTCGGTGGTCTCGCCGCGTCGCTCGCGCCGACGTACGCCGCGAACACGAACGTCGGCACCGCCACCGCGAGCGCGGCATTCGCGGGCGACGCCAACCACGTCGGCAGCAGCGGCAGCGCGACGTTCGGCATCACGAAGGCGCCGGCTGCGGTCACGGTCTCGTGCCCGACCGCGCCGCTCACGTACGATGGCAGCGCGCAGACGCCGTGCACCGCGAACGTCGCCGGCGCCGGTGGCCTGAGCCGGTCGCTCACGCCCGCCTACTCGGGCAACACGAACGTCGGCGCCGCGACGGCGACCGCCGCCTTCGACGGCGACGCGAACCACGACGCTGCCACCGGGAGCGCCACGTTCTCGATCGCCAAGGCGCCCGCCGCGGTGACCGTGACGTGCGCGTCGGCGACGCAGACCTACGACGGCACACCGAAGACGCCGTGCGCCGCGACGGTCACTGGCGCGGGCGGGCTGAGCGCGGCCGTGACCCCCGTGACCTACACCGCCAACACGAACGCCGGCACGGCGAGCGCCGGTGCCGCCTTCGCCGGTGACGCGAACCACGATCCGGCGAGCGGCAGCGCGACGTTCACGATCGGCAAGGCCGCGTCGAGCGTGGCCGTGAGCTGCCCCGCGTCGGTCGTCTACACCGGCGGTGCGCTCGCGCCGTGCACGGCGGCGGTGAGCGGACCGGGCACCGTCACGGGCGCGGCGGCGCTCACGTACGCCGCGAACACGAACGCGGGGTCGGCGTCGGTGAGCGCGAGCTATCCGGGTGACGCGAACCACGACGGCAGCGCGGGCACCGGCGGGTTCACCATCGCGAAGGCCCCGTCCACGGTGACCGTCACCTGCACGCCGGCCACGCTCACGTTCGACGGCACGGCGCGGACGCCGTGCGCCGCGCGCGCCACCGGTGCGGGCGGGCTCGACGTCGCCGTGTCGCCGCTGACGTACGCGAACAACACGAACGTCGGCGCGGCGAAGGCGAGCGCCGCGTTCGCGGGCGACGCGAACCACGATGGGAGCGCGGGCGCGGGCGGCTTCGCCATCACCGCCGCGGCCACCACCGCGTCGCTCACCGTCTCGCCGAGCTCCCAGCAGTACAGCGACCAGGTGACGCTGACGGCGAAGCTCTCGCCGGCCGCGCTCGGAACCGTCGCGCCGGCCACCGGCGTGACGTTCAAGATCGCCGGGCAGACCGTCGGCACCGCGACGCTCGCGCCCGCGGCGGGCGGGCTGGTGGGCACGCTCGTCGTCACGTTAGGCACGTCGCTTCCGCCCGGCGTGAAGGCGGTGACCGCCGACTTCACCGGCGTGAATGCGAACTTCACCGTGAACTCGGCTTCCACGTCGTTCACCGTCGCGCCGGAGGACGCCCGCGTCACGTACACGGGCGCCACCTACGCGTCCACGGCCGGCGTGAACAGCACGACTGCCGCGGTGACGCTCAGCGCGACCATCATGGACGCCACCGCCGCCGCCGGCGACCCGGCGTACGACGCGAGCGCCGGCGACGTGCGCAACGCGAGCGTGCGCTTCGTCGATCGCGCGAGCGGCGCGACGCTGTGCTCGGCCCCCGTGGGACTCGTGTCGTCCGCGGACACCAAGACCGGCACCGTGTCGTGCAACTGGTCGGCGAGCCTCGGCAGCCAGGAGAGTGCCACCTGGACCGTCGGCGTCGTCGTCGATGGCTTCTACGCGCGCAACAGCGCGGACGACAACACCGTGGTGACCGTCGCTCTGCCGATCGGCGGCATGATCAGCGGCGGCGGCTTCCTCGTGAACTCGGCGTCGGGCGGCCAGTACGCCGGACAGGCCGGGCTGAAGACGAACTACGGGTTCAACGTGAAGTACAACAAGCAGCTCACGAACCTGCAGGGGAGCCTCAACGTCATCGTCCGCAACGGCGGTCGCACGTACCAGATCAAGGCCAACTCGATGACGTCGCTCGCGACGGACGCGGTGAACACGCCGTACACGGCGCAGTTCGCGGCCAAGGCGAGCAT
This DNA window, taken from Gemmatirosa kalamazoonensis, encodes the following:
- a CDS encoding BTAD domain-containing putative transcriptional regulator → MLRLRTLGGLSLDRDGVPVHAGMQRRVLALLAVLAAAGEDGISRDRLVTLFWPDAGEEQGRNSLRQALFRLRRDVRVEEPTLGSIDLRLNPTAISSDLAEFRAAVHGHRPEHAVTLYRGPFLDGFALSGAPQFERWVEEERARIRRRVLDTLDVLATEAEARGDCEVAAGWWRRLSVLDPLGARAALGLMRTLASAGDIPAALQHARVHDALMRQELDISPDPAVAALAERLRQREGETTPARRETPPRATTAAPPVPALPPVSVDASLPAPIGSATSARRRLLVPAAVVGAVALALTGSSAARLIAPSLGGPVDQATVVVAPFQVLDPHLGYWREGMVDVLSRNLDGAGPLRTVSPSVAIGRLPDRPERASVTALGRATGAGFAVFGDLIRSGADSVRVRAVVLDVSRSRVVAEVTRRDAITRMDRLTDSLTVAVLRVLSTRVALAAAREGSLGQFRSLDALKAFLLGEQHFRRTRWDSARVHYEAAVAADSTFALPLRRLGQVLAWQRVSTDPASAQYLLRAGALNHGLSPHDSLLVLADSLSAAATSTADALTAWRATRRLFATLDSAVARYPGDPEAWFQLGEAGYHFGFGPEVGQPEQRVLSHFDRAILLDSAFAPAYIHPVELALNLHGPDSAEGYATRYLALNPMEAAHRGVRLVIRLLDPQAAAAEETTRLLDTAATDALVSARTTLRRWPDPAETATRVGRLLAAGRPSDYPLFADVRFMRQRLAEQLAFRGHLAEAVTTLGPRDALIFAELAYLGAVPSTAARARFAAWTRSRPDLARHALAWWSANADTASIDAFERAARGSALAAYDEPAARAHRSLARGDSALALRELTMLPDTLCATCYLDRLTRARLLAAAGRARDALPVLREPLAAFLTPMEVVFAIERARVARLAGATTEAESACSFARAAWASADPAPRRLLDEACGSAAIAARPARAGS
- a CDS encoding MBG domain-containing protein, producing the protein MRFSLSRLLSVLTAVVVYGAPVAGQQVEPPQPAQPASPALPAPSQAPDTSHLPPPPHDGRPKGPPPADSVRLAAGTSTPSSPIETAPAASTGKALVYCPPSDATGCGAIVAALSGTFPVGVERGYDGSAGTVDLASADLSRYALFVIPSLADGGAARPYDLLRSTAIAARLKDGVTGRVAVWSGTPDLGASDRPSKDRLLVGLARWAAATFETRGTTGLVALQDLSDDATTRYGWLAGISAAVVGADAALASHASVTGLTAAGEAVVGSGAPTLAYDNMASYGLTLGAGAPAGEEVAARGADGSKAVLVTYVPAAVAGVSASRAIGAFGAANLLAGVGTTTYSYAQYVTYGRGTYQLYAYAFTGTINTGSNYVTCGSMAFTDAASGAAVATGTALYASSGSPWFYAPSQAPYISSTLYPLGTYTLRAAFQPAAVGCDYQASSTTMSLIVRRGARWQSQQIDGAPTTSTYVTAGATHTVSAVALDELANAPMASSPTLVYVYEEVPNGSCWNGYYYYTCTTWQYVGQTTVNTDATGKLTYSYAIPANTTHTYIFEARTRDDDTYAGEWTYFYLYPRTATTASIGANPANGSAFGQTVAFSTTVTGAGGTPTGTVYLKVDNSYVVAQPLVNGSATLSYAGMSSGVHTVSIYYLGDATYAQTGTAGSTSQSITYTVGKATPIVTWSAPAAITYGTALSGTQLNATASVPGTFTYSPAAGTTLGVGEDQPLTVTFTPTNTTSYETVTKTVTIDVAQATQTITFAGAPASAVYGATFDVTASASSQLPVAVQASGACTASGPTVTMSAGTGTCTLTATQAGNASYAAAAPVTLTTTAARKTTAITLDASAATYDGAAHAATASTPELGAAGIAITYDGAAAAPTAAGSYAVVATLTDANYQAPNATGTLVIGKATATLTLGALSATYDGAAKAAAVTTSPAGLTGVAVTYDGASAAPSGAGSYAVVATLANPNYQATNATGTLEIGKASSTVTVTCSPASVGYDGTPKTPCTASVAGAGGLSQSLTPTYAANTNVGTATATGTFAGEANHLGSTSTATFTITKATPAIAWNAPAAITYGAALGAAQLNATASVPGSFVYSPAAGALPNAGDAQSLSVTFTPTDAANYTTATATVTIDVRKAPSVATVTCPASVTYDGTARTPCSATVTGAGNFSATPAPTYANNTNAGTATASVSYAGDANHEASSGSATFAIEKAASAVVVSCPATAVFTGAALAPCTAAANGVGGLAASLAPTYAANTNVGTATASAAFAGDANHVGSSGSATFGITKAPAAVTVSCPTAPLTYDGSAQTPCTANVAGAGGLSRSLTPAYSGNTNVGAATATAAFDGDANHDAATGSATFSIAKAPAAVTVTCASATQTYDGTPKTPCAATVTGAGGLSAAVTPVTYTANTNAGTASAGAAFAGDANHDPASGSATFTIGKAASSVAVSCPASVVYTGGALAPCTAAVSGPGTVTGAAALTYAANTNAGSASVSASYPGDANHDGSAGTGGFTIAKAPSTVTVTCTPATLTFDGTARTPCAARATGAGGLDVAVSPLTYANNTNVGAAKASAAFAGDANHDGSAGAGGFAITAAATTASLTVSPSSQQYSDQVTLTAKLSPAALGTVAPATGVTFKIAGQTVGTATLAPAAGGLVGTLVVTLGTSLPPGVKAVTADFTGVNANFTVNSASTSFTVAPEDARVTYTGATYASTAGVNSTTAAVTLSATIMDATAAAGDPAYDASAGDVRNASVRFVDRASGATLCSAPVGLVSSADTKTGTVSCNWSASLGSQESATWTVGVVVDGFYARNSADDNTVVTVALPIGGMISGGGFLVNSASGGQYAGQAGLKTNYGFNVKYNKQLTNLQGSLNVIVRNGGRTYQIKANSMTSLATDAVNTPYTAQFAAKASIQDITDPTNVIAVDGNATLQVTLTDRGSPGSNDSLGIAVFNKSGGLWFASNWNGTKTVEQTIGGGDVVVR